A window of the Bombina bombina isolate aBomBom1 chromosome 3, aBomBom1.pri, whole genome shotgun sequence genome harbors these coding sequences:
- the ALG11 gene encoding GDP-Man:Man(3)GlcNAc(2)-PP-Dol alpha-1,2-mannosyltransferase: MAGVLCMCGLLRLLTSLFIPGLFISVVLCLFLVILFVCVRVWIKQKKKQAVQLDKDGKQHKVVAFFHPYCNAGGGGERVLWCALRALQKRYKDAIYIVYTGDKDVTGEQILNGAAGRFNIKLSHPVKFIFLERRCFVEASLYPHFTLLGQSLGSIILGWEALVKCVPDIYIDSMGYAFTLPLFKYVGGCKVGCYVHYPTISTDMLSVVRSQHARFNNAAFISNNPVLSRLKLIYYYLFAALYGRVGSCSDIIMVNSSWTFNHILVLWKCGDRTSIVYPPCDVQTFLDLNLNQEDGRVTYTIVSVGQFRPEKDHPLQIRAFCALLAKKSPEQKSKLKLILIGGCRNKEDELRVAELKKLSSELAVPVDFKVNISFEELKRHLNDATIGLHTMWNEHFGIGVVECMAAGTIILAHNSGGPKLDIVVPYEGHETGFLADNEDTYASAMEHILSLSPEKRLLIRQNARHSVVRFSDQEFEANFLSATEQLFK, encoded by the exons ATGGcgggtgtgttgtgtatgtgtgggtTGCTGAG ACTTCTGACATCCTTGTTCATTCCTGGGCTTTTCATTAGTGTTGTTCTTTGCCTCTTTTTGGTTATACTGTTTGTTTGTGTCCGggtttggataaagcaaaagaAGAAGCAGGCTGTGCAGTTAGACAAGGATGGCAAGCAACACAAAGTAGTGGCTTTTTTTCACCCATACTGCAATGCAGGTGGAGGAGGAGAGCGAGTTCTTTGGTGTGCTCTGAGAGCCCTACAGAAACG GTACAAAGATGCAATCTACATTGTATACACTGGAGATAAAGATGTCACTGGGGAACAGATTCTTAATGGAGCTGCTGGAAGATTTAACATCAAGTTATCTCATCCTGTGAAGTTCATATTTTTGGAAAGACGATGTTTTGTAGAAGCTAGTCTCTACCCTCATTTTACCTTGCTAGGCCAGAGCCTTGGTTCTATtattttagggtgggaggctctcGTGAAGTGTGTGCCAGATATTTACATTGACTCAATGGGATATGCATTTACGCTTCCTCTCTTCAAGTACGTGGGAGGCTGCAAAGTGGGTTGTTATGTCCACTATCCAACAATTAGCACAGATATGCTCTCTGTGGTTCGTAGCCAGCATGCTAGATTTAACAATGCTGCTTTTATCTCTAACAATCCTGTGCTAAGCCGACTTAAATTGATCTATTACTACTTGTTTGCtgctttgtatggaagggttggtTCGTGTAGTGACATCATTATGGTTAATTCTTCATGGACATTTAATCACATTCTTGTTTTATGGAAATGTGGTGACCGCACCAGCATAGTCTATCCACCCTGTGATGTCCAGACATttttggatctaaatctaaatcaaGAAGATGGAAGGGTGACTTATACAATTGTATCAGTTGGACAGTTCCGTCCAGAAAAGGACCACCCACTTCAGATTCGAGCTTTCTGTGCTTTATTGGCAAAGAAGAGCCCTGAACAAAAATCAAAGTTGAAACTCATTCTCATTGGTGGATGTCGTAACAAAGAAGATGAACTTCGTGTGGCAGAGTTGAAAAAGCTTAGCTCAGAGCTTGCTGTTCCTGTTGACTTTAAAGTTAACATTTCTTTTGAAGAGTTAAAAAGACATCTAAATGATGCCACAATAGGACTGCACACTATGTGGAACGAACACTTTGGAATTG GAGTAGTTGAATGCATGGCAGCTGGAACAATAATCCTAGCTCACAACTCAGGAGGCCCCAAGCTGGACATAGTGGTTCCTTATGAAGGACATGAAACTGGATTTCTGGCAGATAATGAAGACACCTATGCCTCTGCCATGGAACACATCCTCTCTCTGTCACCAGAAAAGAGGCTGCTTATCAGGCAAAATGCACGACATTCTGTCGTCAGATTTTCAGATCAAGAGTTTGAAGCAAATTTCCTTTCTGCTACAGAACAGCTGTTTAAATGA